The proteins below are encoded in one region of Halobaculum roseum:
- a CDS encoding FAD-dependent oxidoreductase, which produces MTDPVVIVGGDAAGLSAASKLSREDPDREVIVFERGRWVSYAHCGEPYFVKGEVDELDDLLSLSPAEIDDRGIEIRREHEVVAVDTDARTVSVEGPEDSFEQPYGDLVVATGATARTEPIAGSELTGAFTIHGLDSAAAVRAMLTPPDEFDVDNLGGGHSLDRELVARYGAMEPPETAAIVGGGYVGVEMAEALDAWDVDVHLFQRSERPIPTFGEAVGEAVADHLLERGVDLHLGAEVNRLLGEDGRVAGVRCEDGSTLDAELAIVGVGVAPNVEIVENTPVELGEGGAIAVDEYGETAVEDVYAAGDCAEDHHVVTGEPAWVPLGLTANRAGRAIGQTLAGTPTETGGIAGTAVVKAFELECGRTGILDADEARAAGFDPVSRTITAGSRSGYYPGNEETTVTLVADRDSGRLIGGSIVGKDRAAVRIDTVATALEGGLTVDEVERLDLAYAPPFSPVWDPVLVAAKVLNGALEK; this is translated from the coding sequence GTGACAGATCCGGTCGTCATCGTCGGCGGCGACGCGGCGGGGTTGAGCGCGGCGAGCAAGCTCTCCCGCGAGGACCCCGACCGCGAGGTGATCGTGTTCGAGCGCGGCCGGTGGGTGTCGTACGCCCACTGCGGCGAGCCGTACTTCGTCAAGGGCGAGGTCGACGAACTCGACGACCTGCTGTCGTTGTCGCCCGCGGAGATCGACGACCGGGGGATAGAGATCCGGCGCGAACACGAGGTCGTCGCTGTCGACACCGACGCCCGAACCGTCTCGGTCGAGGGACCCGAGGACTCCTTCGAGCAGCCGTACGGCGACCTCGTCGTCGCGACGGGCGCGACAGCCAGGACCGAACCGATCGCCGGTAGCGAGCTGACCGGCGCGTTCACGATCCACGGGCTCGACTCGGCGGCGGCCGTGCGCGCGATGCTCACGCCGCCCGACGAGTTCGACGTCGACAACCTCGGGGGCGGTCACTCCCTCGATCGCGAACTGGTCGCCCGCTACGGCGCGATGGAGCCGCCCGAGACCGCCGCGATCGTCGGCGGCGGGTACGTCGGCGTCGAGATGGCCGAGGCGCTCGACGCGTGGGACGTGGACGTACACCTGTTCCAGCGCTCGGAGCGACCGATCCCGACGTTCGGCGAGGCGGTGGGGGAGGCGGTCGCCGACCACCTCCTCGAACGCGGCGTCGACCTCCACCTCGGCGCCGAGGTCAACCGCTTGCTCGGCGAGGACGGCCGCGTTGCGGGCGTTCGGTGCGAGGACGGTTCGACGCTGGATGCGGAACTGGCGATCGTCGGCGTCGGCGTCGCGCCGAACGTCGAGATCGTCGAAAACACGCCCGTCGAGTTGGGCGAGGGGGGCGCGATCGCGGTCGACGAGTACGGCGAGACCGCCGTGGAGGACGTGTACGCCGCCGGCGATTGCGCCGAAGATCACCACGTCGTCACCGGCGAGCCGGCATGGGTCCCGCTGGGGCTGACGGCGAATCGCGCCGGACGGGCGATCGGACAAACCCTGGCCGGAACGCCGACCGAAACCGGCGGGATCGCGGGCACCGCCGTCGTGAAGGCGTTCGAGCTGGAGTGCGGCCGAACCGGGATCCTCGACGCCGACGAGGCCCGCGCCGCCGGCTTCGACCCGGTCTCGCGGACGATCACCGCGGGGTCGCGCTCCGGCTACTACCCGGGCAACGAGGAGACGACGGTGACGCTCGTGGCCGACCGCGACAGCGGCCGGCTCATCGGCGGCTCCATCGTCGGCAAAGATCGGGCGGCGGTCCGCATCGACACGGTGGCGACCGCCCTGGAGGGCGGGCTCACCGTCGACGAAGTGGAGCGGTTGGATCTCGCGTACGCCCCGCCGTTCAGTCCCGTCTGGGACCCGGTGTTAGTCGCGGCGAAGGTGTTGAACGGCGCGCTCGAGAAGTGA
- a CDS encoding cobalamin-independent methionine synthase II family protein, translated as MTDNDDRIRTTHIGSLPRPPELLDLLTDRQDGAEVDADEWDSTVADATRDVVERQADAGIDIANNGEQSRVSFNWYVADRLSGIEGKREQELWADLQEFPDYAEETFKTDVIDLSMHPVVTGPVEYTGRAEAEAEIAQFQETVEAADADFEDTFMTAASPSVVTATHVNEHYDSYDEYLFAVADAMAEEYELVADAGLTLQIDAPELLTIGHTAAFADAPLAEIKEATGLHVQALNEALSNVPAEQVRLHTCWGSYEGPHHLDTDLVDMLPEIYEADITGLSVEQANPRHQHEYRAFAEQPVPDGWTLIPGVVDVKTNVIDHPETIADRIERVAHAVDEWTPLVAAPDCGFGTQAGLGMVDPEIAWAKLEALDEGAGIASERLS; from the coding sequence ATGACGGACAACGACGACCGGATCCGGACGACGCACATCGGAAGCCTCCCGAGACCGCCGGAGTTGCTCGATCTCCTTACCGACCGACAGGACGGCGCGGAGGTCGACGCCGACGAGTGGGACTCGACCGTCGCCGACGCCACTCGTGACGTGGTCGAACGGCAGGCGGATGCCGGCATCGACATCGCCAACAACGGCGAGCAGTCCCGCGTCTCGTTCAACTGGTACGTCGCCGACCGGCTCAGCGGGATCGAGGGCAAGCGCGAACAGGAGCTGTGGGCGGACCTCCAGGAGTTCCCCGACTACGCCGAGGAGACGTTCAAAACCGACGTGATCGACCTCTCGATGCATCCGGTCGTGACCGGGCCGGTCGAGTACACCGGCCGCGCGGAGGCCGAGGCCGAGATCGCGCAGTTTCAGGAGACGGTCGAGGCCGCCGACGCGGACTTCGAGGACACGTTCATGACCGCCGCGTCGCCGAGCGTCGTCACTGCCACGCACGTCAACGAGCACTACGACTCATACGACGAGTACCTCTTCGCCGTCGCGGACGCGATGGCCGAGGAGTACGAGCTCGTCGCCGACGCCGGCTTGACCCTCCAGATCGACGCCCCCGAACTCCTCACGATCGGGCACACCGCCGCATTCGCCGACGCCCCGCTGGCGGAGATCAAAGAGGCGACCGGCCTACATGTACAGGCGCTCAACGAGGCGCTGTCGAACGTCCCCGCCGAGCAGGTCCGCCTGCACACCTGCTGGGGGAGCTACGAGGGGCCCCACCACCTCGACACGGATCTGGTCGACATGCTCCCGGAGATATACGAGGCCGACATCACCGGACTCAGCGTCGAACAGGCGAACCCCCGCCACCAGCACGAGTACCGCGCGTTCGCCGAGCAGCCGGTGCCCGACGGCTGGACTCTGATCCCCGGCGTCGTCGACGTGAAGACGAACGTCATCGACCATCCGGAGACGATCGCCGACCGGATCGAGCGCGTCGCTCACGCGGTCGACGAGTGGACGCCGCTGGTCGCCGCGCCCGACTGCGGGTTCGGCACGCAGGCCGGGCTCGGGATGGTCGACCCCGAGATCGCGTGGGCGAAACTCGAGGCGCTCGACGAGGGTGCCGGGATCGCGAGCGAGCGGCTCTCCTGA
- a CDS encoding glycerate kinase type-2 family protein — protein MANDERPTDPVDSDSAGVTRDGAEGVAIACLRAGIEAALPETVVADAISLDGDALTVGDATYDLGAYDRVVVVGGGKAADGAAAALESILGDRIDAGTIVVDDAGGSVPEGDPDGSRNERVERAVGGHPVPTSDGVEGTERAVELARSAGEDTLVLAVIAGGASALFAAPVDSVGLSALRETTDALLSAGADIDEINAVRKHLSRVKGGRLAAAAAPATVVGVVLSDVVGDDLGVIGSGPTAPDGSTYAEALDVLDRYGIDAPTAVRDHLERGARGAEPETPTADATAFDRVDTHVVASAATALDAAASAAADRGYDPLILSSRIRGEAREAGVTHAAIAEEMVDSGNPVDGPAVVLSGGETTVTVAGDGTGGPNLECTLAAAIEFASPDSPVAGRSVAFLAADTDGHDGSSDAAGAVVTPQTIADAADAADARAALDENDALPALRERNAVVTTGATGTNVNDFRVIVVGA, from the coding sequence ATGGCGAACGACGAGCGACCGACGGACCCGGTCGACAGCGACTCCGCGGGCGTGACCCGAGATGGTGCCGAGGGGGTCGCGATCGCGTGTCTCCGCGCCGGCATCGAGGCCGCCCTTCCCGAAACGGTCGTCGCCGACGCCATCTCGCTCGACGGCGACGCACTCACCGTCGGCGACGCGACTTACGACCTCGGGGCGTACGACCGGGTCGTCGTGGTCGGCGGAGGAAAGGCGGCCGACGGCGCGGCGGCGGCACTGGAGTCGATCCTGGGCGACCGGATCGACGCGGGCACGATCGTCGTCGACGACGCGGGGGGCTCTGTCCCCGAAGGCGATCCGGATGGGTCGCGAAACGAACGGGTCGAACGAGCGGTCGGCGGGCATCCCGTGCCCACGAGCGACGGCGTCGAGGGGACCGAACGGGCGGTCGAGTTGGCCCGGTCGGCCGGCGAGGACACGCTCGTGCTCGCGGTGATCGCCGGCGGCGCGAGCGCGCTGTTCGCGGCGCCGGTCGACTCGGTCGGCCTGTCCGCGTTGCGAGAGACGACGGACGCGCTGTTGAGCGCCGGCGCCGACATCGACGAGATCAACGCCGTCCGCAAGCACCTCTCGCGGGTGAAGGGGGGCCGGCTCGCGGCCGCGGCCGCACCGGCGACGGTCGTCGGGGTCGTCCTCAGCGACGTGGTCGGCGACGACCTCGGCGTGATCGGGAGCGGGCCTACCGCCCCGGACGGCTCGACGTACGCCGAGGCCCTCGACGTGCTCGACCGATACGGGATCGACGCGCCGACGGCCGTCCGCGACCACCTGGAGCGCGGCGCCCGGGGCGCCGAACCCGAGACGCCGACCGCCGACGCAACCGCCTTCGACCGGGTCGACACGCACGTGGTCGCCTCCGCGGCGACCGCGCTGGATGCGGCCGCGTCGGCCGCCGCGGACCGCGGATACGACCCGCTGATCCTGTCGAGTCGCATCCGCGGGGAGGCTCGCGAGGCGGGCGTGACACACGCCGCGATCGCCGAGGAGATGGTCGACTCGGGCAACCCGGTCGACGGGCCGGCGGTCGTCCTCTCGGGCGGCGAGACGACGGTGACCGTCGCGGGCGACGGAACGGGCGGGCCGAACCTCGAATGTACCCTCGCAGCCGCCATCGAGTTCGCGAGCCCCGACTCGCCGGTCGCCGGGCGGTCAGTCGCGTTCCTCGCGGCCGACACGGACGGCCACGACGGCAGTTCCGACGCTGCCGGGGCGGTGGTGACCCCGCAGACGATCGCGGACGCGGCCGACGCGGCGGACGCACGCGCCGCACTCGACGAAAACGACGCGCTCCCCGCGTTGCGCGAGCGGAACGCGGTCGTCACGACGGGCGCGACGGGGACGAACGTCAACGACTTCCGGGTGATCGTCGTCGGAGCGTAA
- a CDS encoding acyl-CoA dehydrogenase family protein codes for MSTGPIDYGDLTSGRECNYWRMDPTLRAAVERAYPSDEFSWASPILERFGHACGHGIADRSDRIDRHPPELHTYDADGEIVNEVEYHPDQRENERVVYGEFRLTHDPFHAPPGRGEPASYTHALAMQALLSYCDIGFTCPASMTTGAAIVLDAADHDCEEYFDRLTNDDIDEHIEGAMFLTEKQGGSDVGANEVRAEPADDGTYRLYGEKWFCSNIDAQGALALARTPDAPDGTEGLSLFLVPREVDGEVNDSLFRRLKDKLGTLSVPTGEIEFRGATGYLIGEEGDGFRLMAEMMNYERLTNATGAVGVMGRALLEAKVHAADRETFGKRLDEHALMRRDLAELTVEYEGAATFSFEAARWYNEYKRGVESDDDTGSDADRAFKLMRLLVPVAKYRTARDSVGIASYCMEILGGNGYVREHTTPRLLRDTQVLPIWEGASNVISLDVLRVLERERAHEALIPFVSELLAVDDDRLSALSEEIRESFEALQASLGTLATEDAEYAQYHAKELANLIYDVVTAALLLARADDALAVDDGSGPDGRLALVAEAFVDEHLRDDTSRGITSGSTVCDDHFDALARYASVAPGTLTGSTLAARD; via the coding sequence ATGTCAACTGGCCCCATCGACTACGGCGACCTCACATCGGGTCGCGAGTGCAACTACTGGCGGATGGACCCGACGCTGCGGGCCGCCGTCGAGCGGGCGTACCCGAGCGATGAGTTCTCGTGGGCGAGCCCGATCCTGGAACGGTTCGGACACGCGTGCGGCCACGGTATCGCCGACCGCTCCGACCGGATAGACCGTCATCCGCCGGAACTGCACACATACGACGCCGACGGCGAGATCGTAAACGAGGTCGAGTACCACCCCGACCAGCGGGAGAACGAGCGGGTCGTCTACGGGGAGTTCCGGCTCACGCACGATCCGTTTCACGCGCCGCCGGGACGCGGCGAACCGGCCAGTTATACGCACGCGCTCGCGATGCAGGCGCTGTTGTCGTACTGCGACATCGGGTTCACCTGTCCGGCGTCGATGACGACCGGTGCGGCGATCGTGCTCGACGCGGCCGACCACGACTGTGAGGAGTACTTCGACCGTCTGACCAACGACGATATCGACGAACACATCGAGGGGGCGATGTTCCTCACCGAGAAGCAGGGCGGCAGCGACGTGGGCGCCAACGAGGTCCGCGCCGAGCCGGCCGACGACGGCACCTACCGCCTGTACGGGGAGAAGTGGTTCTGTTCGAACATCGACGCGCAGGGGGCGCTCGCGCTGGCACGGACGCCCGACGCGCCGGACGGGACCGAGGGCCTGTCGCTGTTTCTCGTCCCCCGCGAGGTCGACGGCGAGGTGAACGACTCGCTGTTTCGCCGCCTGAAGGACAAGCTGGGGACGCTGTCGGTGCCGACGGGGGAGATCGAGTTCCGTGGCGCCACGGGGTATCTGATCGGCGAGGAGGGCGACGGCTTCCGGCTGATGGCGGAGATGATGAACTACGAGCGGCTCACCAACGCGACCGGCGCCGTCGGGGTGATGGGCCGCGCGCTGTTGGAGGCGAAGGTGCACGCGGCCGACCGGGAGACGTTCGGCAAGCGGCTCGACGAACACGCGCTCATGCGGCGCGACCTCGCGGAGCTGACCGTCGAGTACGAGGGGGCGGCGACGTTCTCGTTCGAGGCGGCGCGGTGGTACAACGAGTACAAACGGGGGGTGGAGTCGGATGACGACACGGGGTCGGACGCGGATCGCGCGTTCAAGCTCATGCGCCTCCTGGTTCCGGTGGCGAAGTACCGGACCGCCCGTGACTCCGTCGGAATCGCCTCCTACTGCATGGAGATCCTCGGCGGGAACGGGTACGTCCGCGAGCACACGACGCCGCGCCTGCTCCGGGACACGCAGGTGCTCCCGATCTGGGAGGGCGCCTCGAACGTGATCTCGCTGGACGTGCTTCGCGTGCTCGAACGCGAGCGCGCCCACGAGGCGTTGATCCCGTTCGTCTCGGAACTGCTCGCCGTCGACGACGACCGGCTCTCGGCGCTCTCGGAGGAGATCCGGGAGTCGTTCGAGGCGCTTCAGGCGTCGCTCGGAACGCTCGCGACCGAGGACGCCGAGTACGCCCAGTACCACGCCAAGGAGCTGGCGAACCTGATATACGACGTTGTGACGGCCGCGTTGCTGCTCGCTCGCGCCGACGACGCGCTCGCCGTCGACGACGGGAGCGGCCCCGACGGACGGCTCGCGCTCGTCGCGGAGGCGTTCGTCGACGAACACCTTCGCGACGACACGTCTCGAGGGATCACGTCGGGGTCGACGGTCTGCGACGACCACTTCGACGCGCTGGCGCGGTACGCGAGCGTCGCTCCCGGGACGCTGACCGGGTCGACCCTCGCCGCACGCGATTGA
- a CDS encoding HalOD1 output domain-containing protein gives MTDGSDKGGSGGDDETVRAQYNWSSTAPSMAVIEMLRVALGREEATLEPLFDSIAPDAFFRSKAATESATDVVVSFTVAGRRVTIRGGGGVVIRLRPYDE, from the coding sequence ATGACTGATGGGTCCGACAAGGGCGGATCCGGCGGGGATGACGAGACCGTTCGTGCCCAGTACAACTGGTCGTCGACTGCTCCGTCGATGGCGGTCATCGAAATGCTCAGGGTGGCACTCGGTCGCGAGGAGGCGACCCTCGAACCATTGTTCGACTCCATCGCGCCCGACGCGTTCTTCCGGTCGAAAGCCGCCACCGAGAGCGCGACCGATGTGGTCGTGTCGTTCACCGTTGCCGGTCGGCGGGTAACCATCCGCGGCGGTGGTGGTGTCGTCATCCGGCTTCGACCGTACGACGAGTAG
- a CDS encoding DUF7526 family protein — protein sequence MTETITIEVVHAVAPEELDEAQLQPALRELAGARHVLVGRKGGRQSWFDRIRAFLAREPVEAVTVVTDEPASEGSEVTLRVEETDIAGVYVAAAT from the coding sequence GTGACCGAGACGATCACGATCGAGGTGGTACACGCCGTCGCGCCCGAGGAACTCGACGAGGCCCAGCTGCAGCCCGCGCTTCGAGAACTCGCCGGCGCTCGACACGTCCTCGTCGGTCGCAAGGGCGGCCGACAGTCGTGGTTCGATCGGATCCGGGCGTTCCTCGCGCGCGAACCGGTGGAGGCGGTGACGGTCGTGACCGACGAGCCCGCGAGCGAGGGATCGGAGGTGACCCTCCGCGTCGAGGAGACAGACATCGCGGGCGTGTACGTCGCGGCGGCCACGTAG
- the katG gene encoding catalase/peroxidase HPI produces MTRSNKDWWPDQLNLEILDHNAQSAGPVDEEFDYAEAFQSLDYEQVKADIEDVMTTSQEWWPADYGHYGPLFIRMAWHSAGTYRTYDGRGGASGGRQRLPPLDSWPDNANLDKARRLLWPVKRKYGRKLSWGDLIVLAGNVALESMGFETFGFAGGREDDYKPDEAVDWGPEEEFELSSEDRFDEDGSLKWPLGNTVMGLIYVNPEGPDGEPDLEGSAQNIRESFSQMAMNDEETVALIAGGHTFGKVHGADDPEEHVGPEPAAAPMEDQGFGWESDFGEGKGPDTITSGIEGPWNTTPTQWDTSYVDNLLNHEWEPEKGPGGAWQWTTKDGELDDAAPGVQDPSDTEDVMMLTTDVALKHDPDFREVLERFQENPMEFGISFAKAWYKLIHRDMGPPERFLGPEVPDEEMLWQDPLPDADYDLIDEEDAAELKSEILDTDLSVPQLVKTAWASASTYRDSDKRGGANGARIRFEPQRSWEVNEPAELESVLETLEEVQAEFNTAQSDDTRVSLADVIVLGGNAAVEQAAADAGYDVEIAFDPGRTDASQEQTDEESFEALKPHADGFRNYISDDAPRRAEDLLVDNSDLLNLSVSEMTALLGGMRALGATYQDTDRGVLTDEPGTLTNDFFVNLLTMDTEWEPVSESRQVFEGIDRETGEVEWEATRFDLVFGSNARLRTISEVYAAEDGEEQFVEDFADTWEKVMRLDRFDLE; encoded by the coding sequence ATGACGAGGTCCAACAAGGACTGGTGGCCAGACCAGCTGAACCTAGAGATCCTCGACCACAACGCCCAGAGCGCGGGGCCGGTGGACGAGGAGTTCGATTACGCGGAGGCCTTCCAGTCGCTCGACTACGAGCAGGTGAAGGCGGACATCGAGGACGTGATGACGACGTCCCAGGAGTGGTGGCCGGCCGACTACGGCCACTACGGTCCGCTGTTCATCCGGATGGCGTGGCACAGCGCCGGAACGTACCGGACGTACGACGGGCGCGGCGGCGCCTCCGGCGGGCGACAGCGGCTTCCCCCGCTCGACAGCTGGCCGGACAACGCGAACCTCGACAAGGCACGCCGGCTGCTGTGGCCCGTCAAACGGAAGTACGGCCGCAAGCTCTCGTGGGGCGACCTGATCGTCCTCGCCGGCAACGTCGCGCTCGAATCGATGGGGTTCGAGACGTTCGGCTTCGCCGGGGGACGTGAGGACGACTACAAGCCCGACGAGGCCGTCGACTGGGGCCCGGAGGAGGAGTTCGAGCTGTCCTCCGAGGACCGGTTCGATGAGGACGGGAGCCTCAAGTGGCCGCTCGGCAACACGGTCATGGGGCTCATCTACGTGAATCCCGAGGGACCGGACGGCGAGCCCGACCTCGAAGGATCCGCACAGAACATCCGCGAGTCGTTCAGCCAGATGGCGATGAACGACGAGGAGACGGTCGCACTCATCGCCGGCGGACACACGTTCGGGAAGGTCCACGGCGCCGACGACCCCGAGGAACACGTCGGCCCCGAGCCCGCGGCCGCACCCATGGAGGACCAGGGCTTCGGCTGGGAGAGCGACTTCGGCGAGGGCAAGGGCCCCGACACGATCACGAGCGGGATCGAGGGTCCGTGGAACACCACGCCGACCCAGTGGGACACGAGCTACGTCGACAACCTCCTGAACCACGAGTGGGAGCCCGAGAAGGGTCCCGGCGGCGCGTGGCAGTGGACGACGAAGGACGGCGAACTCGACGACGCCGCACCCGGCGTGCAGGACCCCTCGGACACGGAGGACGTGATGATGCTCACGACCGACGTGGCCCTGAAGCACGACCCTGACTTCCGCGAGGTCCTCGAACGGTTCCAGGAGAACCCGATGGAGTTCGGGATCAGCTTCGCGAAGGCGTGGTACAAGCTCATCCACCGCGACATGGGCCCGCCCGAGCGGTTCCTCGGCCCCGAGGTTCCGGACGAGGAGATGCTGTGGCAGGATCCCCTGCCCGACGCCGACTACGACCTGATCGACGAGGAGGACGCCGCCGAGCTGAAGTCGGAGATCCTCGACACCGACCTGTCGGTCCCGCAGCTGGTGAAGACCGCCTGGGCGTCGGCCTCGACGTACCGCGACAGCGACAAGCGCGGCGGCGCCAACGGCGCACGCATCCGTTTCGAACCCCAGCGTAGCTGGGAGGTGAACGAGCCGGCGGAGCTGGAGAGCGTTCTCGAAACCCTCGAGGAGGTCCAGGCGGAGTTCAACACCGCGCAGTCCGACGACACGAGGGTCTCGCTCGCGGACGTGATCGTCCTCGGCGGCAACGCGGCCGTCGAGCAGGCCGCCGCGGACGCCGGCTACGACGTGGAGATCGCCTTCGACCCCGGCCGGACGGACGCCTCGCAGGAGCAGACCGACGAGGAGTCGTTCGAGGCGCTCAAGCCGCACGCCGACGGCTTCCGCAACTACATCAGCGACGACGCCCCGCGCCGCGCCGAGGACCTGCTGGTCGACAATTCGGACCTGCTGAACCTGTCGGTCAGCGAGATGACGGCGCTGCTGGGCGGCATGCGCGCGCTCGGCGCGACGTATCAGGACACCGATCGCGGCGTCCTCACCGACGAGCCCGGGACGCTGACCAACGACTTCTTCGTGAACCTGCTGACCATGGACACGGAGTGGGAGCCGGTCTCGGAGTCGCGGCAGGTGTTCGAGGGGATCGACCGCGAGACGGGCGAGGTCGAGTGGGAGGCCACCCGCTTCGACCTCGTGTTCGGCTCGAACGCCCGCCTGCGTACCATCTCGGAAGTGTACGCCGCCGAGGACGGCGAGGAGCAGTTCGTCGAGGACTTCGCCGACACCTGGGAGAAGGTCATGCGGCTCGACCGCTTCGACCTCGAATAG
- a CDS encoding universal stress protein: protein MYNDILVPFDGSDGATAVLDHVADIADAADATVHVLFVADTTRDSVTVVGGETVDALVEQGETVVEEAERVLVSKGVSYETDVIQGNPPSEIPEYAERYGHDLIVMSTHGRRGISRFLLGSVTEKVVRLSSVPVLTARMKPDERLAFPYENVLLPTDGSPGATAAVEHGLALASALGATVHALSVVDDRSLGFDVRSAEAAEYGTEAADEALDDVVSRADAYDIDEVIRHRERGSPVEGILDTIDEEDIDAVVMGTVGRRGTDRITLGSVAEKTVRSAPVPVITVRKDE, encoded by the coding sequence ATGTACAATGACATCCTCGTCCCGTTCGACGGAAGCGACGGCGCGACGGCCGTCCTCGACCACGTCGCCGATATCGCCGACGCAGCGGACGCCACGGTGCACGTCCTCTTCGTCGCCGATACCACGCGCGATTCGGTGACCGTCGTCGGGGGCGAAACCGTGGACGCGCTCGTCGAACAGGGGGAAACCGTCGTCGAGGAGGCCGAGCGCGTGCTCGTGTCGAAGGGAGTCAGCTACGAGACGGACGTGATACAGGGGAACCCGCCCTCCGAGATACCCGAGTACGCCGAGCGCTACGGACACGACCTGATCGTCATGTCCACGCACGGTCGACGGGGCATCTCCCGGTTCCTTCTCGGCAGCGTGACTGAGAAAGTCGTCCGGCTCTCGTCGGTACCAGTGTTGACTGCGCGGATGAAACCGGACGAGCGGCTCGCGTTCCCCTACGAGAACGTCCTCCTTCCGACCGACGGGAGCCCCGGGGCGACCGCCGCCGTCGAGCACGGGCTGGCGCTCGCGTCGGCGCTGGGCGCGACCGTCCACGCGCTGTCGGTCGTCGACGACCGGTCGCTCGGCTTCGACGTGCGGTCGGCCGAGGCGGCCGAGTACGGGACGGAAGCGGCCGACGAGGCCCTCGACGACGTCGTCTCCAGGGCCGACGCGTACGACATCGACGAGGTGATCCGTCACCGAGAACGGGGGAGCCCGGTGGAGGGCATCCTCGACACCATCGACGAGGAGGACATCGACGCCGTCGTCATGGGGACGGTCGGCCGCCGCGGAACGGACCGGATCACGTTGGGCAGCGTCGCCGAGAAGACCGTCCGGTCGGCGCCCGTCCCGGTGATAACGGTCAGGAAAGACGAGTAG